One window of the Salvia splendens isolate huo1 chromosome 1, SspV2, whole genome shotgun sequence genome contains the following:
- the LOC121796378 gene encoding EKC/KEOPS complex subunit Tprkb-like yields the protein MKSFEIGIDGISLSLALFVDVTNSKELLEFMQAGTLEPEVAFLNASLVPDVFPVLAAAYKTLVAKSRESLTTRTLHSELVYNYSGSKHISESLKRCGISDSTTYILAARFGASSDEMTAIKGLIKGTEIGLEELETRADRAQIHKHYKISVPELGISSVSDAITCRISARDAL from the exons ATGAAGAGCTTCGAGATCGGGATCGATggtatctctctttctctcgctCTGTTCGTCGATGTTACTAATTCCAA AGAACTTCTTGAGTTTATGCAAGCAGGAACTTTGGAACCAGAAGTTGCATTTCTCAATGCTTCACTT GTGCCCGATGTTTTCCCTGTTCTTGCTGCTGCATACAAGACCCTTGTAGCAAAATCACGAGAGTCTCTCACTACCCGCACTCTTCATTCGGAGCTTGTCTACAACTACTCGGGTTCCAAACAT ATATCGGAGTCCTTGAAGAGGTGCGGCATATCAGACAGCACCACTTACATCCTCGCAGCTCGCTTTGGTGCTTCATCTGATGAG ATGACAGCCATAAAGGGACTTATAAAAGGGACAGAAATAGGGTTGGAGGAATTGGAAACACGAGCTGACCGAGCCCAGATACACAAG CACTACAAAATATCAGTGCCGGAGTTGGGGATATCTTCAGTGTCGGATGCTATTACATGCAGGATCTCTGCGCGTGATGCTTTGTAA
- the LOC121795823 gene encoding uncharacterized protein LOC121795823 isoform X1 translates to MKSNFIVEEEIWEFQIQEDSTMWTDHKHSLFLQHLELSFVKQLHQSISLLDQDEEEINTSLIDQINVHNTTSKHTFNANISFCYFDYICNSIDDIYMFQLAGRLHGCSKIKCNRGYPLSHVSVDSIGHSKRPTVSAHTPEPWTLCKAENVGEVVKPNCDLHDSQREGTGQNFVDEDNQSNSDTEYRVKRTKIMLADK, encoded by the exons ATGAAATCTAATTTCATAGTGGAAGAAGAGATTTGGGAGTTTCAGATTCAG GAAGACAGCACGATGTGGACTGATCACAAGCACAGCTTATTTCTCCAACATTTGGAACTCTCATTTGTTAAGCAACTGCACCAGTCAATTAGTTTGCTTGATCAAGACGAGGAAGAAATAAACACTTCCCTAATAGATCAAATAAATGTGCATAATACTACTTCTAAGCACACATTTAACGCTAATATTTCATTTTGTTACTTTGATTACATATGCAATTCTATTGATGATATTTATATGTTCCAGTTGGCTGGTCGGCTGCATGGATGTTCGAAGATAAAGTGCAATAGGGGTTATCCTCTTTCCCATGTTTCAGTTGATTCCATTGGCCATAGTAAGCGTCCTACTGTATCAGCTCATACACCAGAACCTTGGACGCTTTGTAAAGCAGAGAATGTTGGGGAAGTTGTTAAGCCTAACTGTGATTTGCATGACTCCCAGAGAG AGGGTACAGGTCAGAATTTTGTTGATGAAGACAATCAGTCAAACTCAGATACTGAATATCGTGTGAAAAGAACGAAGATTATGTTAGCGGATAAGTGA
- the LOC121795823 gene encoding uncharacterized protein LOC121795823 isoform X3, producing the protein MKSNFIVEEEIWEFQIQEDSTMWTDHKHSLFLQHLELSFVKQLHQSISLLDQDEEEINTSLIDQINLAGRLHGCSKIKCNRGYPLSHVSVDSIGHSKRPTVSAHTPEPWTLCKAENVGEVVKPNCDLHDSQREGTGQNFVDEDNQSNSDTEYRVKRTKIMLADK; encoded by the exons ATGAAATCTAATTTCATAGTGGAAGAAGAGATTTGGGAGTTTCAGATTCAG GAAGACAGCACGATGTGGACTGATCACAAGCACAGCTTATTTCTCCAACATTTGGAACTCTCATTTGTTAAGCAACTGCACCAGTCAATTAGTTTGCTTGATCAAGACGAGGAAGAAATAAACACTTCCCTAATAGATCAAATAAAT TTGGCTGGTCGGCTGCATGGATGTTCGAAGATAAAGTGCAATAGGGGTTATCCTCTTTCCCATGTTTCAGTTGATTCCATTGGCCATAGTAAGCGTCCTACTGTATCAGCTCATACACCAGAACCTTGGACGCTTTGTAAAGCAGAGAATGTTGGGGAAGTTGTTAAGCCTAACTGTGATTTGCATGACTCCCAGAGAG AGGGTACAGGTCAGAATTTTGTTGATGAAGACAATCAGTCAAACTCAGATACTGAATATCGTGTGAAAAGAACGAAGATTATGTTAGCGGATAAGTGA
- the LOC121795823 gene encoding uncharacterized protein LOC121795823 isoform X2 — MWTDHKHSLFLQHLELSFVKQLHQSISLLDQDEEEINTSLIDQINVHNTTSKHTFNANISFCYFDYICNSIDDIYMFQLAGRLHGCSKIKCNRGYPLSHVSVDSIGHSKRPTVSAHTPEPWTLCKAENVGEVVKPNCDLHDSQREGTGQNFVDEDNQSNSDTEYRVKRTKIMLADK; from the exons ATGTGGACTGATCACAAGCACAGCTTATTTCTCCAACATTTGGAACTCTCATTTGTTAAGCAACTGCACCAGTCAATTAGTTTGCTTGATCAAGACGAGGAAGAAATAAACACTTCCCTAATAGATCAAATAAATGTGCATAATACTACTTCTAAGCACACATTTAACGCTAATATTTCATTTTGTTACTTTGATTACATATGCAATTCTATTGATGATATTTATATGTTCCAGTTGGCTGGTCGGCTGCATGGATGTTCGAAGATAAAGTGCAATAGGGGTTATCCTCTTTCCCATGTTTCAGTTGATTCCATTGGCCATAGTAAGCGTCCTACTGTATCAGCTCATACACCAGAACCTTGGACGCTTTGTAAAGCAGAGAATGTTGGGGAAGTTGTTAAGCCTAACTGTGATTTGCATGACTCCCAGAGAG AGGGTACAGGTCAGAATTTTGTTGATGAAGACAATCAGTCAAACTCAGATACTGAATATCGTGTGAAAAGAACGAAGATTATGTTAGCGGATAAGTGA
- the LOC121795843 gene encoding protein DJ-1 homolog C-like encodes MALRSLTLPPLSPVAAPKKPAAVYAAVQSLTLSVYGAILNCQTQEKPVVKRRSNKPAGIVSPTPDTSSPLSPVPQKKVLVPIGFGTEEMEAVIMIDVLRRSGAHVTVASVEEQLEVEAAGGTRLVADAFISACSDQTFDLVALPGGMPGSARLRDCQVLRDISITTKQAEAKRLYAAICAAPAVALLPWGLLKRKQITCHPAFMDKLPTFWSVKSNLQISGELTTSRGPGTCFEFSMSLVEQLFGELVTEEIAATLLLNAADGNSRKEEFNEVSWLSDHPPQVLIPIANGCEEIEVVTVVDILRRAKANVVVASVEKSLKVVASSGTKIMADKAIGAVADSVHDLIILPGGTLGVERLQRSRIVKKMLKEQQLSGRILGAICSSPTILQKQGLLKGKKATAHPSVMSMLDDAVSGVRVVIDGKMITGRGLATATDFGLAIVGKLFGSARARSVAEGLVFEYPR; translated from the exons ATGGCGTTGAGGTCACTAACACTACCGCCTCTTTCTCCGGTGGCCGCtccgaagaagccggcagccgtCTATGCCGCAGTACAATCATTAACCTTGTCGGTTTATGGAGCAATCCTAAACTGTCAAACGCAGGAGAAACCCGTCGTTAAACGTCGCTCCAACAAACCCGCCGGAATTGTCTCACCAACTCCCGATACCTCATCCCCCTTGTCTCCAGTTCCTCAGAAAAAG GTTCTGGTCCCAATTGGGTTCGGGACAGAAGAGATGGAAGCGGTGATAATGATTGATGTTTTGCGGCGGTCAGGAGCCCATGTCACGGTGGCTTCCGTCGAGGAGCAGCTGGAGGTTGAGGCTGCTGGTGGCACCAGACTGGTCGCTGATGCTTTTATCTCTGCTTGCTCTGATCAGACCTTTGATCTTGTTGCCCTGCCG GGAGGAATGCCAGGCTCTGCACGCTTAAGGGACTGCCAAGTTCTTCGGGATATAAGTATAACAACAAAACAGGCGGAGGCAAAGAGGTTATATGCTGCAATTTGTGCTGCTCCAGCAGTTGCACTTTTGCCTTGGGGTCTTCTTAAGAGGAAACAG ATAACTTGTCACCCTGCGTTTATGGACAAGCTACCCACTTTTTGGTCCGTTAAATCAAATTTACAAATTTCGGGAGAGCTGACAACTAGTCGAGGCCCTGGCACTTGTTTTGAGTTTTCTATGTCGCTAGTGGAACAGCTATTCGGTGAGTTGGTGACCGAGGAGATCGCTGCCACTTTG CTGTTGAATGCTGCTGATGGTAACTCTAGGAAGGAAGAGTTTAACGAAGTTTCCTGGTTGTCTGATCACCCTCCTCAG GTTCTGATTCCGATAGCTAATGGTTGTGAAGAAATTGAAGTGGTGACCGTTGTAGATATTCTACGACGAGCAAAAGCAAATGTTGTAGTTGCTTCAGTGGAAAAATCGTTGAAAGTTGTAGCATCCAGCGGAACAAAAATAATGGCAGACAAGGCAATTGGCGCTGTTGCAGATTCAGTTCATGATCTGATAATTTTGCCG GGAGGAACTTTGGGGGTTGAGCGGCTACAGAGGTCTAGAATTGTAAAGAAAATGTTGAAAGAACAACAACTATCTGGAAGAATATTAGGAGCCATCTGTTCTTCGCCTACCATTCTTCAGAAACAAGGACTGCTAAAG GGTAAGAAAGCAACAGCTCATCCCTCCGTAATGAGCATGCTCGACGATGCTGTGAGTGGTGTCCGAGTAGTTATTGATGGCAAGATGATCACTGGCAGGGGACTTGCCACTGCAACAGATTTCGGGCTCGCTATTGTGGGTAAGCTTTTTGGGTCAGCAAGAGCAAGGAGTGTGGCAGAGGGTCTCGTTTTTGAGTACCCTAGATGA
- the LOC121805582 gene encoding transcription factor bHLH95-like, with translation MVKEGDHDNSLLWNDDQSWTFPVLPVEDNGGKVLIESGRIVTAQEQQRVNDKGKKRVSVSDDHDLHIQIERDRRKKMRDMFAILHDLMPHLHPRADKSSIVDEAVEYIKHLRVVLEDLEKHKQKKLKGANANLSAQSSTSLANLNASFTTLSYPNVVVSVCGIDAHINVVCSPTKPRTITYLVFLIDKYNLDLVSAHVSSGIYMLHVRANGVPQQFPEAAPFLVEETYKQVAAEFMLWINS, from the exons ATGGTTAAGGAAGGCGACCATGACAACAGCTTGTTGTGGAACGATGATCAGTCGTGGACGTTTCCAGTTCTGCCCGTTGAAGACAATGGCGGGAAGGTACTGATTGAGAGTGGCAGGATAGTGACCGCGCAAGAGCAACAGAGGGTGAATGACAAGGGGAAGAAGAGGGTGAGTGTCTCTGATGATCACGACCTGCATATACAGATCGAGAGAGATAGGAGAAAGAAGATGAGAGATATGTTTGCTATCCTTCATGATTTGATGCCTCACCTCCATCCCAGG GCAGACAAATCGAGCATAGTTGATGAAGCAGTGGAGTACATCAAGCATCTGCGGGTAGTTCTGGAGGATCTGGAAAAGCACAAGCAGAAGAAACTCAAAGGCGCAAATGCTAATCTCAGCGCCCAATCATCCACAAGCCTAGCAAATCTGAATGCCAGTTTCACAACATTGAGTTATCCAAATGTAGTGGTGAGTGTGTGTGGGATTGATGCCCATATCAATGTTGTTTGCAGCCCTACAAAGCCCAGGACAATCACTTATCTTGTCTTTCTCATCGACAAGTACAACCTCGACCTTGTCTCTGCTCACGTTTCCTCCGGCATCTACATGCTTCACGTCCGC GCAAATGGAGTTCCGCAGCAGTTCCCAGAGGCGGCACCATTTCTTGTGGAAGAAACCTACAAGCAAGTTGCAGCTGAGTTCATGCTTTGGATTAATTCCTAA
- the LOC121795851 gene encoding probable carbohydrate esterase At4g34215: MEVAKKLFILSGQSNMAGRGGVAHKRWDGVVPPECATDGQKIYRLAANLRWEVAHETLHHDIDTKKVCGVGPGMPFANAVKERVGVIGLVPCAVGGTAIREWARGEHLYENMVKRAKAAVSGGDGSEIAALLWYQGESDTTSQEEVDAYKHKMEELIHNIRADLNLPNLPVVQVALASGYEKKYVDEIRAIQLRMDLPNVACVDAKGLELKEDNLHLTTQAQVQLGCSLAQAYLTNFLTEKAHI; the protein is encoded by the exons ATGGAAGTCGCCAAAAAGTTGTTTATCCTATCGGGGCAGAGCAACATGGCCGGCCGCGGAGGCGTGGCGCATAAACGCTGGGACGGCGTCGTCCCACCGGAGTGCGCCACCGACGGCCAAAAAATATACCGGCTTGCCGCCAACCTCCGCTGGGAGGTGGCGCATGAGACTCTCCATCACGACATCGACACAAAGAAGGTGTGCGGCGTGGGGCCCGGGATGCCCTTCGCCAACGCGGTGAAGGAGCGCGTGGGGGTGATCGGGCTGGTGCCCTGCGCCGTTGGCGGCACCGCGATCAGGGAATGGGCGCGTGGGGAGCATCTCTACGAGAACATGGTGAAGCGGGCGAAGGCGGCCGTAAGCGGCGGAGACGGCAGCGAGATCGCAGCGCTGCTGTGGTACCAGGGGGAGAGCGATACGACGTCGCAGGAAGAAGTCGACGCCTACAAGCATAAAATGGAGGAGCTTATCCACAACATCCGTGCAGATCTCAATTTGCCTAATCTTCCCGTTGTTCAG GTAGCACTTGCATCTGGATATGAAAAGAAATACGTGGATGAGATCAGGGCAATACAACTGCGAATGGATCTCCCCAATGTTGCTTGTGTTGATGCAAAGGGATTGGAGCTGAAAGAAGATAATCTGCATCTCACTACTCAGGCCCAAGTTCAGTTGGGCTGTTCCTTGGCCCAAGCTTATCTCACCAATTTTTTGACTGAGAAGGCCCATATCTGA
- the LOC121795857 gene encoding CBS domain-containing protein CBSX2, chloroplastic-like translates to MDSIIFAEFRSVFSLPGANPTVHAGTLPCVIKCHTRPPLPNSAVTGCFTSVRKSRRPVLLPRVTSGSTNSAPAREGTYNVGEFMTRKEQLHVVRATTTVDEALDTLVEKRVTGFPVVDDDWKLVGVVSDYDLLALDSISGGPEQDTNLFPVADSTWKTFNEIQKLLGKTKGKVVGDVMTPTPLVVRENTNLEDAARLLLKTKYRRLPVVDVEGKLIGIITRGDVVRAALQIKQAAEKI, encoded by the exons ATGGATTCCATTATTTTCGCAGAATTTCGATCTGTTTTTTCACTTCCAGGAGCTAATCCCACCGTTCACGCCGGCACTTTACCCTGCGTCATTAAGTGCCACACTCGCCCTCCCCTCCCGAATTCGGCGGTTACTGGCTGCTTCACTTCCGTCAGAAAATCTCGACGGCCGGTTCTTCTTCCTCGCGTCACCTCCGGCAGCACCAATTCAGCTCCC GCTAGAGAGGGTACCTACAATGTAGGCGAGTTTATGACTAGAAAAGAGCAATTGCATGTTGTGAGGGCCACGACTACTGTCGATGAAG CTCTGGACACACTTGTGGAGAAAAGAGTTACTGGATTTcctgttgttgatgatgattgGAAGTTG GTTGGTGTGGTTTCTGACTATGATTTGTTGGCACTTGACTCCATCTCAG GTGGTCCTGAACAAGATACAAATTTGTTTCCAGTTGCCGATAGCACTTGGAAA ACATTTAATGAAATTCAGAAGTTACTCGGCAAAACTAAAGGGAAGGTTGTTGGTGACGTAATGACGCCAACTCCCCTAGTTGTGCGCGAAAACACCAATCTTGAGGATGCCGCTAG GTTATTGCTCAAAACAAAGTACCGTCGGCTTCCTGTTGTAGATGTTGAAGGAAAACTG